The Cyclobacterium amurskyense genome contains the following window.
ACCCTTTGAGTCTACTACTAGAATTGGTTTTCAGAACAGTTTCTTCATTGCGGGAAAATCAGAGGTTTCAGAAAAATTGAGCGTTGAGGCTGGCCTTCGTTGGAGTGCTTACCAACAGATTGGCAATGGTACAAATTACCTATACGAAGGAGGTGAACCAACTGGAGATGCTGCAATTTCAGACACCTTAAATTATAGCTTTGGAGAAAGGATGAAGTTTTTTGATGGACTTGAACCTAGAGTAGCTTTTAGATATCTCCTTACCGACGGTTTAGCATTGAAAGGAAGTTATAACCGGAATTACCAATACATTCAGGTGGCATCAAACTCTTCAGCAGGACTCCCTATAGATAGGTGGATTCCAGCTGGTAAATATATAGAACCTATTAGAAGTGATCAGGTTTCTCTAGGACTCTTCAAAAACCTTAATGATAATAGATGGGAATTGTCTTTGGAAGGTTATTACCGTGATTTTAGAAACATAATTGATCTCAAACAGGATGCAAATGTATTGTTTAAAGACAATGTGGAAACTGAGATTCTAACTGGAGATGGTTGGGCTTATGGTTTGGAATTTATGTTGAGAAAAAACATTGGCAAAACTACTGGTTGGCTAAGTTATACCTGGTCAAGGGTGTATAGGCAAATTGAAGGAATCAACATGGATTTGCCTTATAATCCGAGGTATGACAGACCTCATGATTTGAGCTTGGTACTTACCCATCAGCTTAATGAAAGATTGTCTTTCTCAGGGACATTTGTATACACCACAGGAGTAGCTGTAACCTTTCCTGTCGGCTCGTATGTGCTGGACAATCAGCGCATACCTTTATATGATGCTTACCGTAACAATAGCCGTTTCCCAGATTATCATAGGATGGATCTATCATTAACGCTTAAGAACAAAGACAAAGGTAGATGGTGGAAGGGGAGTTGGAACTTTAGTGTTTACAATGCCTATGGAAGGAAGAATCCATTTTCCTACCAATTTTCAGTCATTAAAAACAATGACATTAATTTTGATTCCAGTGAAGGTATACCTGTAGTTTCACAAAGACCAGGAGTAGTCAAAACTTATTTATTTGGGATTTTGCCATCGGTAACCTACAATTTTACTTTTTAAGATATATGAAAAATTTTGGAATAATAATTTGCCTAATTTCACTTTTGTCCTGCCAGGAAGAAGTGCAACTTGATTTAGGGGATATCCCGAAAAAGCCTATCATTGAGGCAATATGGACTGACAATGCTTCGGATAATTTTATTAGGATTACCTATACCAGAGATTACTATGATACTTTAGACAATGAGGTGGCCAAAAATGCCTCCGTCAGTATTAAGGACAATTCTTCTGGCGAAACGGTTGACTTTAATTATGTTGAAGAATTGGGCTATTATCTACCAATAAATAATCAGGTAGCAATTACCGGACACCAATATACGATGAAGGTTTTGCTAGATGATGTAGCATATACAAGTGAGGGAATTACAAAAGAACCTCCAGTTTTAGACAGCATTACTTCAAGGTTTAGAGAAGAGAGGTTTTTTGCTGAGGAAGGCTATTACTTGACTTTATACGGTAAAATTCCTTTTGAAGATGGTAATTTCTATAGGTTACTAGTGACAAAAAATGATACGCTTTTAAATGGTACTGACGATTATTTCCTCTTTGATGATACCTTTGGCACCAATATTCTGGACAATGGATTCGAATTGAATGGGTTTGCTTTTGAGGAGAATGATAAGGTTAAGCTTCAGTTGATCAGATTGAATGAGAATGCCTATGATTACTTAGTCCAATTCGTGTCTTTGTTGTCCAATGATGGAGGCCTTTTTAGCCCTCCACC
Protein-coding sequences here:
- a CDS encoding DUF4249 family protein, which gives rise to MKNFGIIICLISLLSCQEEVQLDLGDIPKKPIIEAIWTDNASDNFIRITYTRDYYDTLDNEVAKNASVSIKDNSSGETVDFNYVEELGYYLPINNQVAITGHQYTMKVLLDDVAYTSEGITKEPPVLDSITSRFREERFFAEEGYYLTLYGKIPFEDGNFYRLLVTKNDTLLNGTDDYFLFDDTFGTNILDNGFELNGFAFEENDKVKLQLIRLNENAYDYLVQFVSLLSNDGGLFSPPPENPISNIIASKGEGQVLGYFMTGSIISKTITIEESEQ